From the genome of Ciona intestinalis chromosome 4, KH, whole genome shotgun sequence:
ATTGTATGAATGTATGGTGTAGTAAACTACTAGCTGCGAGTATTTAATGCAGCCAGCCCTGTTAACACCTTGTGTGAAAATCTTGCAACACAATAATTTAGCACGGTGTGTATAAGTAGCGTATCAATAAGTCAACATACTTATACAagtttgcattttaaacaaattagtaGACTtgcattcttttaaaacaaatttgatgcCAATGTTTACAGTTTAATGCAGTGCTGAAAATTTTAAGAGTAGGCCTGTCTACCCCCCCTTATGTTTGGCACCAATGTTATGCACAACACACTTGCCAGGTTAACTGAGTTATATTTACCTGCAGAGTTGGACATATCGGGCCCAGATTGCTGACTTTGTTGAGCAAGAGATGTAGAGGTGTAGTATGAATGGGAATGGGATGGGTGGCTGGAGATATATAGGTGTTAGTTaatacaatgtatatttaatcAGCATTTAAGAGGTGCAGATTCTAAGTATAGGCAGTAGAATGTATGTTACAATAATCAAAGAGTTGAAATtgctattttaacaatatataccAATTACAATCTAACATAGAATAGGTACTGGTTAGATCAATTCTTGGACTAAAGTTCCAAGACAAACAGTGTACAGTTCTACAgtcaatttataattttattttccagtatttaaaatatagaaccTGTATACTTTAACAGAGAAACTTCCATTACCTTGATTCTATAGTTGTTTCATGTGGTAAACCAATGGGTAAGTTACCACTCGCTGATATTCGACCTGAAGGATAAACTCCCGGCATATCGAGGGAGGTTTGCACACCAGAGGGGGTTGAAGAGGAGTGACTTTGCGGATGAGCGATTCCTGGAGGTCCTCGTAGGTTCTCTGCAGACTTCATCGCTAAAAGGAACAGTAAAGATgagaaataatgaaaaagtcTCAAATGTAACTATGTGTGTATGGTAGAGCAATAGGAcagaaattattgtttttaccagTAAAAAGCTTTAAATGATTGATTTACTGATCAAAAATAGTTCGaatttttttcatctttttcagTGTATACATGCATATATTGTGTGCAATTTAATTATGGATAAAACTTACAGTCGGGGAACCGTTGGGATTGTGTATGGTGTGGAAAACTTGCTTCAGTGGTTTGTGATCCAGATAAAACATCAGATGTTCCACCAATCTGTATGTGGGTGGTAAGGTGTTAAaggatttaaattttttaagatatattttacaaaagaaacagcaaaacatgattgaatttCAATGTAAAGTCAAACTAATATtaactaaataattaattgTATGTATTGGTAATTCTAAGCACCCAGACCACAGAACAATTAGTAAAGTTGTATACACCACAGAATGAATGGATGGATGTTTCGTATGGGTTATTTTACTGACCTGGTTTAAGTTTTGAGTCAACTCTGGTTGTAAACTTTGATATGAAGATCTTGGTAGGATCTGTCCATCCATCTGTATGAAGTGGTtacttatatatttgttatacaTATCAAggtttaatacaaacattaaagctatttaaatgttaaaattgttaaaaatattcagtGTTCGGTTACTAGCATGCAAGTCAGTGTTTTTCTAAGAGATAAAAAACTGTAGTAAGGTTAAAAAATCtgtataaagtaattttacatCACCTGTTTACTGTTGCTGTTGATTTGAGAGGAAAACATGGAAGATTCAGGGATGCTTGATGGAGGCATGTGGTTCAACATTGAGGTTTGGGATGAAGCAACACTGTAAGGACGATAATGTGAAtaattgaaattttacaaaaggtGTGAACATAGTTCTTACTGTGTGGGATCTACCCCACTTTTCTATTCAAAACCCCCAACActtctttctatttttatcagttttaaatttcgATTAATAGTTGCTTATATTTCCacccatgaaaaaaaaattgaaatgagctagtgaaaaaaatggaaaaaaatgaGATCTTACCTTTGATTGTAGAGATTGCTCTGATTGGTTGCGTTGCTCTGTTCAAAATCAGGTGGCGCACTCGAGTGGTCATCCACACCAAATTGAAGATCGAACGAGGATAGTTCGTGGTAACCTCCTCCACCTGATCCTGGCATCTCAACAGCGGATGCGGGGATCTAGGGAGCAAAAAGAGGATGTCAAATTTTTGTAGAGGAAAAAGaggatgtttttttaaatatttttagatcaCATCTAAGCATCTCTCtccataaacaaatttttatttttcgtgGTATGCCCCTTTTAAAATGTGGACATGGCTTTATTGAAAACAGCCAATATTTGAGATTATTATGAACCTTATTTTGTTTCCTCCTTTGTTGTTTAGGTTGGCTGATAACCGACTGTGGAGCACCAAATGATAAAGTGTTGTGTTGCGACTGTGGTAGACCTGGTGGCATCGTACGTGATGCTTCTACCTGTTCACTTGTTACAGGAGGAAGACCAAGCTGTGGAAATAGGAAGGTAAAGGTATATTCTAcctgggtaaggtcctacaatAAACACGCTATCGGACTAAGGACCAGATCGCCATTACTCTgagataaagaaaaaaaacatagtgaACAGGCACAGTCTTAAGCCTTGCTAACTAAATTGTGGTTGTAAATAATACATGGGATACTGGGTGGTTTTTGTACTGAAAGTAACAATTATCATGTTTAATGTCAGTTGAGCAGTTTGTTTGACATGTTACTTGATATTTTACGAGCATAAACCACTACAGGAATTTTCCGAAACCAAATGTCTCTATTTCAAatggtttagtttaaaaataaaccatctTCATTAACTTTACTTcttattacaaatatatacatatattcattttagttataaaattttatccCACCGATGCTTTCACAGCTTCAGTAGCTTCCCTCTGTTGAGCTTGCGAGAAGTTGTTGTAATCTGGTGACCCAGATGTTACTTGTGGTTCATTCTGTAATGGAATAGTTTAATCTCATAAATACAAATCACAATTTCATTAtctgaatacaccatatgagTAAAGTATGGCGTAATGCtaactttgaaataaaaaacagttcaCAACAAAGTATCAAACCATGTGGGTTATAACTAAAGTTTGAAGGTATTTCTGTTTCTTTTACCTTAATAAACTGAACTATTTAGACAAGGCTTGGATACATTTGTGGATATATTTACCCATAATGAGGTTTATGGGTTGTGATTAATTAATTGATCGTGATAAATTTGAATCCCAACAGATGTAGTTAGGAAAAATGTAAGTAATTGAAAACCAACAGTAATCCCACATCTTTTATAGACAGACAAAGCCAAATTAGACGGTACACAAATTTAAGTTCAAATTTCACAAAGAATCAACAAAACATACCGGTTTGATTACAGTGAATGCTGATTTGGTAATATCCGATATTTGACCAAGCATAGTACTCTGGTCGGGCCCTTTAAATTGTTCACCAAATGTTCCTAATAGTGCGGATCCCTTCTGTTCATCCATGCTCACTTTACCATTGTATTGAGCATAGGGACTAATTGAAAACAAGAGTGGTCAATAATCTTCCGTTATATGTTATATCATGATTATTGGTTTAATTTATGTATAGGAAgtaggcaccaaacttttgTGCAGAGATAGTTGGACACGCATTCCTGTGAAAAATCTAATTTATTGAACTAACAGTTTACTGTTTTAACACAGTGCAGAATATTCTGGGGTGCATCTGCATTGTGCCCACCCTGCTACCctaggtttggtgcctatgacTACAAGTATACAGCCCTTTTTTATTAGTTCTTAATCAATAggcttatttatttttatccacACTTTCAAAGTAATTTGTGGCTGAATTATAACCAGATTATAAGTACAATTGCTCACTACAATTAACAGAAGAAACAACAGATATtcgctaaaataaaaattatttacaatgtcagccatacagaccACCCTACAAACACATACAGTTGTAAGGTAAGTATGGAATGCCTGGCTTTTTATATGGCAAACGGGTTCCAAGTTATGAGCAAGTTAAATGCAAATAACCTGATCATGTTTGCAAGTTAATTAATAGCGTCGGGCACACGTACATCACAACCTAGTAGTTAGTGATTTCAATTTGATTAATAAAGTGAAAAGTAACCTTTCTATTTACAATTCAGCAGCTGTGTGAACTATTCTTAggcaaatattaaacatgacGCACAATGTATTGTGAGTTGTTTGAACAGTTAGACGTAATCTGTAATATTTATCTCTCAGAGTTGCTTGGATAccaaatgaatatatatatcaacaaTAACATATATGCTGCTGAGTGCTGGACATGTGGAATGTTTTGATACAATACAATCAACACACCCAAGCGAACGTAAGGGGAAAGACGTGTTACCCCAACTATTAAAACAGGAGTGGCAGGTTTTAGCACCCTAGTCTTAAacctaaaacagctttaacaCGGATGCTAGgtgaatataaaaacatggagAGCTACAGTATACCACATTTGTGACCTTTTTCAACAAGGTTCCATATGTTTGATGATTATGagtaaaattgcattttagcaatgtcaccccataatatgttaaaacgttactatttttttcaaatgaattaaaaaaaggatCTTACAACcaatgtgttaaaattatgACTGTGTATATAACTATCCCTACCccaagcatttaaaaaatggcacCTATTTTATGACTTACTTATCAGGCGCATGGCCTTGTGTGGATCCACCATAGTGGTTTGTGTTCACAGATCCCGGTTTATTATTCTGTGAATCGTATGAACCAAACAAGCGAGACGACGGAGCATCCATCTCATTGACTGGCTTGCTATCACTGAACAACGAGTTTGACTAAAAAGAATGTGGATTAGTGGGTGAGGGGGTTTTAATTATGggataaaacaaaactgtcGACATCCTTGGGCTGTTCTATTCAAATTATACAAAAGGAAAATATAGCCCATATATAATAGACAATAGACACACGTAACActgaaacaaaacagattctaatttgaaacaaaacaaatttacttttacagtATGTGTATGAAGTGAGTCAATACACCACAATGTTAACATGACAATAGTGAAAATTGCATACTAGAACCCATGGTACAGAACACCAAATaccaataaaattataattttggtGACTAGTATACAGTATACACCACTCTGGGCACATGTGGACATGCCAATACTTACATTTGCATACAATCACACCGAACACAGCCCGAAATAAGCTTACCTGTCCTTgctgttgtagttgttgtatAACAGACGGCGGTGAATGGTGTGTAGATGAACTGTTATTGAAAACCAAACCATCATTCGCCTTATAACTTCCATCAGTGGTTGTGCCTGAAAATGGAAGATGTTATTTGGGAAATAGATGGCTTtgcttacaaaaaataaaaatagatttttttttacgtctcttttaaacaaataaagaccTGTGTCATGGCATTCGTgaaaaaaactaatgttttttttttgttaaaataggtTTGTTTTTCGAGCAAAATGCAAAGTATGCATTTTTTAACGCTATGTTGAAAAATTTTAtgctaaatataaaacacctAATGAAAATccttttaaatgaaaaacatttacataCATTTTTCTTTCTAAGGTAAATCTTTTTGTGAACATCAACTTTACCTGGATGATTTTTCTTGAAAAGTGAATCGATATCAATGCGTTCTCCCATCTGTGGTGCAGAAGATGGTTGTACATGGTTGGATATAGTGGTGGAAGGCAGAGCACCACTTATCGGGGCTGACATTGTGTTTTGTGACTGGAACACCTTCGTTTCTGTGAGCTATGAACATATTGGATTACTATGAGTTGCAGGGTAGTGGCTAAATCATGTTTGGTGTATTTATCTGGATTAAAAGTGATGCCAAAGGGCACATGAGCTATGAGCATAACCTACTTAGCGGATGatgtaactgtaataaattagCATGGTAAAAACATATACTTTTCATATTTCAGACATGAATaataaacgaataaataaAGACAACATAATAAGCAAAGACTTTCTCACATCATCATTCCAGCTTTCAGTTCCCCACGCTTCAGAAAACGAGTCGTTCTTTTTATCATGTGACTTTTGAGTGTCGTCATTAGTCCATGTACCAACCTtgtaaaaaacagttaattaaattaaaaacaaaaatttgacaTACATGTAATGTttgagttttaaatataacaccaAGGCAAATTGAAACATcaatggtaatttttttttaaatactagaATATTATGACTGTTAAGTTCAAAGAACAAACACAGATAAATTTCCCATATCCAAGTTTTTACCCAAACATcgcaaaaattaaagtaaacagCTTTATTTGCAACTTACTTCCATTCCCCAGTCTTCTTCTACTTCTTGCCCAACTTCTGTAGGTGCTGTGGTGTCATCGTGTTTGTTAAATGTTCCAAAACCATCATCAAATTCGTTTTGATTATTTGCATCAGTTTGGTGCCTTGGACCGTTGTAcccacccctgttataacgactgtgaaAACAATCATTCAATGTTATTATGCATAGAATtgaatttttaagaaaatttaatcACATAGGCGTGAGCTGACtgttggtttcaaaatgtaaaGATCCCATACTGGCAAAACTGATAAACAAATCCTTTGGCCataaatagtataaaaaactgaaaaaaacaattttataaaaatgctaagtaaaaaattgttagttTGTTAAACTTACGCAAATCTTCGAGGTCCTCTGGCAGGGTATCTCCCCCCTCGACCAGCATTAGAGTTCCCTCTTCCTCGTCCTCTTCTTCCTCCTCTTTGACGATCCCTGCTCTCTAAACCACGAGTGTCATCTTCCGCTGTTCGATCCCGGTCACCACTTTTACCTGaacaagtaaataaataataacttttttgggacactttttttagaatttaggACAATTTTGAGACCGGATTTTAGAAAGTAGAAATGTTGGTAATGTATGCGTCATGTCAAAAATGccactatttaaaaaaattagtgaAATATGAGGTGACATGTTTATAACTTCAAAGTTGTGGGTGGTGTAACACCTCAAGTACCCCTAACATTACCTCTATGCTTTGCAGGAGTATTGTTTATGATGTATTCAGGGCCCATTCAATAAGAATCAACATAgatgaaaaaatgaaactttatattttcaaagttaagaTTTCACCAACTATTTTTTAGTCAAAGTTCTGATCCTGCATATAACAACAACTTAAGCCACTAATAACACACATTCCATTTTAGCACCCCTGTTTCCCACACAAAAGTGATAAAACTGATACGTAATTCAAGCTCAACTGTTGGCAGCATTGAGTGAAGAGTTATTTTAGGTGCGATATTTCATACCTCGTTTCCCTTTTCCTTTCCCTCTGCCACGACCTCTGTTGTCACTTCGCTCTCTATTATTCTGTGAAGTGAAATCATCCTTTATCTCTTCATCGTACGAATCATTACTTTGTCCAGACGTTGGAACCGTTTTACCCTTTCGTCGTGTTGCAGTTTCCCATTCGtttttctgaaacaaaaattatataaatcaCACCAATAAAAACGCACATTTTTATCAAACCAAGTACTTACATAGATATATTAAAGAAACATGTTCATTACATTTACTTACCAACTTTGCTCTatgctttttttactttattatgggtttttgtttataaataaacagagatttttaaattatgtaacattattttttaattaagctTACATCTGGCAGTAACAACAAAATAGCATTAATATGAAATTTGATAACATTTAGAAaccattaaacaaaataaaaaacaactaaagttTTTACATATTTGAAAATCTGCTGCTGTGACCAGCTTGGCCCACTTCCCCATATGGCAACACCTTTATAACACATGTCTGCTATAGGAGAGTCAATACAATAAACACACACTGTGTTACTACAGTCACAAACCACCATAAGTTTAAACATAGTAATATCTTACAAAAAACTGTCATGTTTTATCACAATTTCATAATCATATCAGTTGTCCCTTTATAATTCATCAGCATTTTGACCACAATGATACATGGCTCATTTATTCTAGGCTACCGGTTAAAATATGAAAGGATAAATGAAATATCCAACCTGATTAAAAGATCCACCTTCCAAGATAAGTTCGATGGCTCTGTTTGTGTCATTGTTTGTGTCATATAGTGCAGTACGGGCGATGTCTTCTGAGGTTCCGGTGATTTCTATAATCtgaaacacaatataaaacctttaaattaaaaaaaacaatttataatacaTAGTATTGGCCTTAATAATGATTAAATGATAGCATGACTAAAAAGTggtaattttgtaattttttcaaaacacaatttttaatctttatacataaatatagaGTTCATGTAACTTTATGATACACAGTATGGTCCTACGACTACTCCTAGGTAAAAGGTAAATGGATGGTATAATTAAAGAATtagtaattttataaatatatttaaaacacaatttacagtttttttttaataaataatatatatatatataatgtattacaAACGGTTTGGTCCTAGATATAGAGTAAAATAATAGTATAATTAGGAAAATAGTAAGTGCTATAAATCATGCATTCAAAACACAATCCTACAATTCTGTCAGAATTTTACCAGGAATGCGgttcattttatatataaactcaTCGTGTCTGCATATAACAGATTGTGTTTACATTATGGGTTACCAGCACCACAATTTTTATTACTACTTCCTCTTTATTTGTCTGGTTTTGTGGGAACAATGGCCATTCTAAAGAATTTATGTGAATATTTTGTACTACAATAGACTgaactggtaaaaaaaacagctgcTACTAAAAATCAAACCAACTTCAAAGTGCATTAAATATTGACTAGGAATTATCCTCTTTAAACGCTCATGTAACAAGTTATTCAGTAAAATGAcattaacaaagaaatttacTATCAAACTAAAACTGAAACAGATGTACCCTGGTAACAGATATATTTCCTAAAACATAGtttaaatgtgtaaaattttCACTATTCAAaggaattttttaaactgtgtgAAATTACAACTATTAAACAGActgtttttaccaataaaaatcTCCATTAGCCTTAAAGATAGGTGTAAGCTATTACATGTGTGAAATCactataaaatagaatgaatgaaagttGTCGTGTATACCTTTTCGACACTGTTATGCATTTCAACATCATCCTCCCTCCCATTATTGCTGATCATCTGTGCAAGTCGTATTTGATCGGCTGTCGCCTGAAATGTGGGAAATaccattaaaaataacaattgatTACCACTGTCACAACCAGCAATTATTAAAGtactaaaacttttttattttgttgactttttttaccaaaaggGGTGTAATTTTTCCTgataacaaattattaaaagctTAACATTAAATGGGGTTTgtctgttaaataaaacacaaaaacaatatagtaAGCCAATAAGCTTCAATGGAGTATCTCTAAGTATTTAATAACTGTCCAACCTTTGTGACTTGTGAACTTTTCACTGCATTTGTGGACGATTTGTCTCGCCGTTGTGTTCTGCCTGATGTAACCACTGACATGgttttatatacaaatatatacaccACTATTGTAAATCTAGAAAATATCTTATAGTTAACAAAATGATGCCTAATATACAGAGAAAGGTATTAATGcttaaatgaaacaaaaacctttattgaagtaaaaaaatataactattTTGGTCGTCTAATTGAttggaaacaaaatgttatttgcGGAAAAATTTGTcctttttttcgaattttaagaCTGTCcgtttagaaaatatatacAGATTGAAAACATAAGCGATATCATGTTATAACCCTTGAACACTTTACACACGACAATTCACTTCCGGGTCACTATTTAAAATACCGCTAAGTTTCGTGGCCGAGCGCCAACTGCTCACAGAAACGCAGTCACGCTAACTGACCAGCCCGCCAAACACGCGCACGCCTCCCGCGCAACGTAAAATGCAAACAAGCTGTTTTTACTCTTACATTTTACTCTTGCTATCTTCATGCCGAATAGTTACGGACTAGTTTTCCTTGACTTTCATTGCTACTGATTTTAAACTACAACGTTTACTCGGCTTTTATATTTCCAAGTAAATTAACCAGGAATGAAACGGCGTAGACTGGTCACGCTTTTGTGTAAATCGTTGAGTTTTGATTGTCTGTAGCGACACAAGTGGTTAAAACCGCTCACGTGACCATTTAATCTGCAACAACAATTTAAGACGTCGCGTACGCCGTACAGACGAAGGAAGTAAACAAATCAATTCATATTACATTTTTCACGCCCCGGGGTGCACTTACCTTATATGCATAATCAGTGGTTTCTCGTTTGATCAGTAAAAGCGATATtcatatatgatttctatataGCATGCTCTGCGCCTAATCTGAATTTACTTCTCACGGGACTTTTCTCCCGCAACGTTACGCAAGCGGTTCAAAGAACTGTGCTGGTACTATTACAAACAAATCCAGTACCACACATACACCCCGAATGCTGCTTAGAAATAACACTCACTCATGCACTTTCTTACAGAAAACCAAGCCCTGCACAACACaatttaagaataaaacaatgtaCCTGTTTTAAGATTATTTAAGCACAAATGCCGCACATTCTAATTATAACCTAATTTCAACACTAGGCAACATGTGTTCTAgcaacaacaaagaaaagatACGCAGGAGTTGTATACACTATGTACAAGTATTTTTatagtataaatatttagCAGATTCTTAAACATATCAGTTAATCAATAAAATTATTCCGTCAATTTGAGGACAgacacaataaaataaaaataccactTGCAATAGAATGCCACGTACAATGCAAAGTGGAAATTGCATGCAGTTTCTTTGCCTGtacagtataatataataacaagcaATGTCCTGTACATAAGGAAGCAAAATTCTTTGGCTACTTACCATCACAGTAAGTACAAACACCAGCAACATTCATGACAAAAATTGTGAATCAATTACATAcagttaaagtttaatttagttCATGATCAAAAAGGAATGATGAGAACTGAATATGTATTTCCGGCAACTATTAATCAGCATAAATACGGCCTAAGTTAAAATCTGTAACATGAAAAAGTTGGAATTAATCTACACAGGTGACAATATTACCTTCAATGGCAGAATAGcgtacaatttatttattcacagggaattaatttataattaaccAAGCAAAAATTCTATAGCAGCATTAACATTGCCATTTGTAGCAGTTAAAGCTTGAATGTTAGCATCACGATTTACAAAACCCATCGCTGAAAGCTGCTCAAGTTGTGCCCGGTAACGAGTTTCTGGAGACAGCTGCAATGATAATACATTTCTTAAGACACAAAACTAATTATAACCATGCAtttcacaaaacaataacattcCCTAAGTCTTTAgaggaaaaaaaaaacatatatgcAACACTTACACAGAATAGCTGAGATATAAGTATAAGTGTTTTAGTTTACCTCATTTATTAGAAAGagattttgaaattattttaaaagctattgcaaaaatttttttacaaagcggtttattttaaaacaaacttagtAAAGGAACTTACAGCTGCAGCTGCTGGAGGTCCAGTTGCTAACGTTTGCATCATTTGGTTGAGCAATGCTTGTGAACTTGCTGGGTTGTTGGTTGTAGTTGTCGAACTTGGGGTTGAAGTTGTTGTAGTAGTCGTTGGTGGAACTGCTGCACCAGTTGGCCCAAGTCTGCAAATAAACAAGAATTTGCACATTGAAGAAGTTTTCAAACTTA
Proteins encoded in this window:
- the LOC100177795 gene encoding ubiquitin-associated protein 2-like isoform X4; its protein translation is MSVVTSGRTQRRDKSSTNAVKSSQVTKATADQIRLAQMISNNGREDDVEMHNSVEKIIEITGTSEDIARTALYDTNNDTNRAIELILEGGSFNQKNEWETATRRKGKTVPTSGQSNDSYDEEIKDDFTSQNNRERSDNRGRGRGKGKGKRGKSGDRDRTAEDDTRGLESRDRQRGGRRGRGRGNSNAGRGGRYPARGPRRFARYNRGGYNGPRHQTDANNQNEFDDGFGTFNKHDDTTAPTEVGQEVEEDWGMEVGTWTNDDTQKSHDKKNDSFSEAWGTESWNDDLTETKVFQSQNTMSAPISGALPSTTISNHVQPSSAPQMGERIDIDSLFKKNHPGTTTDGSYKANDGLVFNNSSSTHHSPPSVIQQLQQQGQSNSLFSDSKPVNEMDAPSSRLFGSYDSQNNKPGSVNTNHYGGSTQGHAPDNPYAQYNGKVSMDEQKGSALLGTFGEQFKGPDQSTMLGQISDITKSAFTVIKPNEPQVTSGSPDYNNFSQAQQREATEAVKASLGLPPVTSEQVEASRTMPPGLPQSQHNTLSFGAPQSVISQPKQQRRKQNKIPASAVEMPGSGGGGYHELSSFDLQFGVDDHSSAPPDFEQSNATNQSNLYNQSVASSQTSMLNHMPPSSIPESSMFSSQINSNSKQMDGQILPRSSYQSLQPELTQNLNQIGGTSDVLSGSQTTEASFPHHTQSQRFPDSMKSAENLRGPPGIAHPQSHSSSTPSGVQTSLDMPGVYPSGRISASGNLPIGLPHETTIESSHPSHSHSYYTSTSLAQQSQQSGPDMSNSAGRSIRSPIPTSSLPSSLQVSPMAHITGTPSKDSSAVISSLASGLGQTHITPHVGSTPTKLTPSTSAPINISKAVSPSSTPLAGSLTGGAGYMNMQMPYSANSSMQSQNSMIPSASSPGKHLSSNDLYTSAGHPSSHPGHQSSTTSSNTLGSALGGATLPSAANDTNKPSSLANASKAGPPNLPLGVPPLLANQYGIPVAPGLMTAYTPEALYGYTDPLMAVQSRVVNHQIPSYYDMSSFHNTSNQSASSASVNRDSTSATSSQGKFGRGEPSSPTPGIGMMGSLGSGLPQQQVATGQHNAQMKVSQAVTHQSQQPFMNIQAAAAPAAYPGFNGLYYNAFQYPPMYAATAVPQNAKHSVNTTTAFQQHGTGYGNAYSTASVNVSTASNLHDLQNQGFGKNHITLTAAMAAANTGAAGAAGGGPGMSPYTQAPFMTMLHAHHLHLPQHNDVGQSVGSQRSQQATSTMGKNATKAPFGSTGQYWGN
- the LOC100177795 gene encoding ubiquitin-associated protein 2-like isoform X2 encodes the protein MSVVTSGRTQRRDKSSTNAVKSSQVTKATADQIRLAQMISNNGREDDVEMHNSVEKIIEITGTSEDIARTALYDTNNDTNRAIELILEGGSFNQKNEWETATRRKGKTVPTSGQSNDSYDEEIKDDFTSQNNRERSDNRGRGRGKGKGKRGKSGDRDRTAEDDTRGLESRDRQRGGRRGRGRGNSNAGRGGRYPARGPRRFARYNRGGYNGPRHQTDANNQNEFDDGFGTFNKHDDTTAPTEVGQEVEEDWGMEVGTWTNDDTQKSHDKKNDSFSEAWGTESWNDDLTETKVFQSQNTMSAPISGALPSTTISNHVQPSSAPQMGERIDIDSLFKKNHPGTTTDGSYKANDGLVFNNSSSTHHSPPSVIQQLQQQGQSNSLFSDSKPVNEMDAPSSRLFGSYDSQNNKPGSVNTNHYGGSTQGHAPDNPYAQYNGKVSMDEQKGSALLGTFGEQFKGPDQSTMLGQISDITKSAFTVIKPNEPQVTSGSPDYNNFSQAQQREATEAVKASLGLPPVTSEQVEASRTMPPGLPQSQHNTLSFGAPQSVISQPKQQRRKQNKIPASAVEMPGSGGGGYHELSSFDLQFGVDDHSSAPPDFEQSNATNQSNLYNQSVASSQTSMLNHMPPSSIPESSMFSSQINSNSKQMDGQILPRSSYQSLQPELTQNLNQIGGTSDVLSGSQTTEASFPHHTQSQRFPDSMKSAENLRGPPGIAHPQSHSSSTPSGVQTSLDMPGVYPSGRISASGNLPIGLPHETTIESSHPSHSHSYYTSTSLAQQSQQSGPDMSNSAGRSIRSPIPTSSLPSSLQVSPMAHITGTPSKDSSAVISSLASGLGQTHITPHVGSTPTKLTPSTSAPINISKAVSPSSTPLAGSLTGGAGYMNMQMPYSANSSMQSQNSMIPSASSPGKHLSSNDLYTSAGHPSSHPGHQSSTTSSNTLGSALGGATLPSAANDTNKPSSLANASKAGPPNLPLGVPPLLANQYGIPVAPGLMTAYTPEALYGYTDPLMAVQSRVVNHQIPSYYDMSSFHNTSNQSASSASVNRDSTSATSSQGKFGRGEPSSPTPGIGMMGSLGSGLPQQQVATGQHNAQMKVSQAVTHQSQQPFMNIQAAAAPAAYPGFNGLYYNAFQYPPMYAATAVPQNAKHSVNTTTAFQQHGTGYGNAYSTGYDANAINLQHITHSLNQHKAGSSFALKPSVNVSTASNLHDLQNQGFGKNHITLTAAMAAANTGAAGAAGGGPGMSPYTQAPFMTMLHAHHLHLPQHNDVGQSVGSQRSQQATSTMGKNATKAPFGSTGQYWGN